A genomic segment from Clostridium pasteurianum BC1 encodes:
- a CDS encoding ABC-F family ATP-binding cassette domain-containing protein, producing the protein MSILTVKNINHGFGDRAIFEDVSFRLLKGEHIGLIGANGEGKSTFMNIITGKLMPDEGKVEWSNNVRVGYMDQHAQLQKGQSIKDILKGAFKYLFDLEAELMNVTEKMAEADEDTLEKLLEKMGTIQDVLDNNGFYMIDAKVEEVAKGLGLTDVGLDRDVTDLSGGQRTKVLLAKLLLENPDILLLDEPTNYLDEKHVEWLRRYLEAYENAFILISHDIPFLNSVINLIYHVENRKLNRYAGNYDDFMRVYEANKKQLEAAYERQQAEVAKLKDFVARNKARVATTGMAKARQKKLDKMEMIELTQEKPKPEFNFKAGKTAGKLIFETDNLKIGYDTPLSKALNLKMERGQKIALVGANGLGKTTLLKSLLGEIPAISGSVTLGDYQQIGYFEQEIKKANYNTCIEEVWNEFQSFTQYEVRAALAKCGLTTKHIESKITVLSGGEQAKVRLCKLINRETNILVLDEPTNHLDVEAKEELKRALKDYKGSILLVCHEPEFYQDVVTDIWNCEEWTTKIV; encoded by the coding sequence ATGAGTATTCTTACAGTAAAAAATATAAATCATGGTTTTGGAGATAGAGCAATATTTGAAGATGTCTCTTTTAGATTGTTAAAGGGAGAACATATAGGACTTATAGGAGCTAATGGGGAAGGTAAATCTACTTTTATGAACATAATAACTGGAAAACTTATGCCTGATGAAGGAAAAGTAGAGTGGTCTAATAATGTTAGAGTAGGATATATGGATCAGCACGCACAGCTTCAGAAAGGACAGAGTATAAAAGACATATTAAAAGGGGCTTTTAAATATCTATTTGATCTTGAAGCTGAGCTTATGAATGTAACAGAAAAAATGGCTGAAGCAGATGAAGATACCTTGGAAAAGCTGCTTGAGAAAATGGGAACTATACAGGATGTGCTGGACAATAATGGATTTTATATGATAGATGCAAAGGTAGAGGAAGTAGCAAAGGGGTTAGGACTTACAGATGTAGGATTAGATAGAGATGTAACAGATTTAAGTGGAGGACAGAGAACTAAGGTACTGTTGGCAAAATTACTACTGGAGAATCCAGATATACTGCTTTTAGATGAGCCTACAAATTACCTTGATGAGAAGCATGTAGAATGGTTAAGGAGATATTTAGAAGCTTACGAGAATGCATTTATATTAATTTCTCATGATATTCCATTCTTGAATAGTGTAATTAATCTCATATATCATGTGGAAAATAGAAAATTAAATAGATATGCAGGAAATTATGATGATTTCATGAGAGTATATGAGGCTAATAAGAAACAGTTAGAGGCAGCCTATGAGAGACAACAAGCTGAAGTAGCCAAATTAAAGGATTTTGTTGCAAGAAATAAAGCTAGAGTTGCAACTACAGGTATGGCAAAGGCAAGACAGAAAAAATTAGACAAAATGGAAATGATAGAATTAACTCAGGAAAAACCAAAACCAGAGTTTAATTTTAAGGCTGGTAAAACAGCTGGAAAGCTCATTTTTGAGACGGATAATTTAAAAATAGGTTACGATACACCATTATCAAAAGCCCTTAATTTAAAGATGGAAAGAGGACAGAAAATTGCATTGGTAGGAGCAAATGGATTAGGAAAAACTACATTACTAAAAAGTCTATTAGGAGAAATTCCTGCAATTTCAGGATCTGTTACATTAGGAGATTATCAGCAGATAGGGTATTTTGAACAAGAGATAAAAAAGGCTAATTATAATACCTGCATAGAAGAAGTATGGAATGAATTTCAAAGCTTTACTCAGTATGAAGTTAGAGCAGCATTGGCTAAATGTGGACTTACTACAAAGCATATAGAAAGTAAGATTACGGTTTTAAGTGGTGGAGAACAGGCTAAGGTTAGACTTTGCAAACTTATTAATAGAGAAACAAATATATTGGTATTGGACGAGCCAACCAATCATCTTGATGTCGAAGCTAAAGAAGAATTAAAAAGGGCTTTAAAGGATTATAAGGGCAGTATACTATTGGTTTGTCATGAGCCTGAATTTTATCAAGATGTAGTTACTGACATATGGAATTGTGAAGAGTGGACAACTAAAATAGTATAA
- a CDS encoding [Fe-Fe] hydrogenase large subunit C-terminal domain-containing protein: MKSEYNNLFKALVEAYYKNEFEVFIKKILSDPSINKEELSNIISSFCGVELKYTNNDDYIDDLKKAIKNYKSDHKIVSKIRDCSIDCADENGQTSCQKSCPFDAILIDKENKTSYIEKDLCTDCGFCVEGCPNGSILDKVEFIPLANLLKEKHPVIAAVAPAITGQFGDDVNVDQLRTAFKKIGFADMIEVAFFADMLTLKEACEFNAHVKSKDDLMITSCCCPMWVGMLKRVYKDMVKYVSPSVSPMIAAGRVIKELNSDCKVVFIGPCIAKKAESKNQDILGDIDFVLTFAEVKDIFESLNINPAELPEDPSTDYASREGRLYARTGGVSISVNEAVARLFPEKKDLFKSIQANGVKECKEILEKAQKGEIHANFIEGMGCIGGCVGGPKALIPKEKGREKVNEFAENSNVKISLESDQMKKILSKLNITSAKDFMDEDKIKIFERKF; this comes from the coding sequence ATGAAATCAGAATATAATAATTTATTCAAAGCTTTAGTAGAGGCTTATTACAAGAATGAATTTGAAGTTTTCATAAAAAAAATACTTTCAGACCCTTCCATTAATAAAGAAGAACTTTCCAATATTATATCTTCTTTCTGTGGTGTGGAATTAAAATACACTAATAATGACGATTACATAGACGATTTAAAAAAAGCTATTAAAAACTACAAATCCGATCATAAAATTGTCAGTAAGATTAGAGACTGTTCAATAGACTGTGCTGATGAAAATGGTCAGACTTCTTGCCAAAAATCTTGTCCTTTTGATGCTATTTTAATTGATAAGGAAAATAAAACTTCCTATATTGAAAAAGACCTTTGTACTGATTGCGGTTTCTGCGTAGAAGGTTGCCCAAATGGTTCTATTTTAGACAAAGTTGAATTTATACCTTTAGCAAATCTCTTAAAAGAAAAACACCCTGTCATAGCTGCCGTGGCCCCTGCCATAACAGGACAATTTGGAGATGATGTTAATGTAGACCAATTGAGAACTGCCTTTAAAAAAATTGGCTTTGCAGACATGATAGAAGTAGCCTTCTTTGCAGATATGCTAACTTTAAAAGAAGCTTGTGAATTTAATGCTCATGTTAAATCCAAGGATGATCTTATGATTACTTCCTGCTGCTGTCCTATGTGGGTTGGAATGTTAAAAAGAGTTTACAAGGACATGGTGAAATATGTTTCTCCTTCAGTGTCTCCTATGATAGCCGCTGGTAGAGTTATCAAAGAACTCAATAGTGATTGCAAAGTAGTTTTCATAGGACCCTGCATAGCCAAAAAGGCTGAAAGTAAAAATCAAGATATCTTAGGTGATATTGATTTTGTTTTAACCTTTGCCGAAGTTAAAGATATATTTGAATCCTTAAACATAAATCCTGCGGAATTACCAGAAGACCCTTCTACAGATTATGCATCCCGTGAAGGAAGGCTATATGCACGTACTGGTGGAGTTTCTATTTCAGTAAATGAAGCCGTAGCAAGATTGTTTCCTGAGAAAAAAGATTTATTTAAAAGCATACAGGCAAACGGAGTTAAGGAATGTAAAGAAATATTAGAAAAGGCGCAAAAGGGTGAAATCCACGCAAATTTCATAGAGGGTATGGGCTGCATTGGTGGCTGTGTTGGTGGTCCAAAAGCTCTTATTCCAAAGGAAAAAGGTAGAGAAAAAGTCAATGAATTTGCGGAAAATTCAAATGTAAAAATTTCATTGGAAAGTGACCAAATGAAGAAGATCTTAAGTAAACTAAATATAACTTCTGCAAAGGATTTTATGGATGAAGATAAAATAAAAATATTTGAAAGAAAATTCTAA
- a CDS encoding phosphatase PAP2 family protein, translating into MNAFLDRIQRKDASILMIFNNSIKCKLLDILMPIITYIGSAIFGIIFCIISFFYFKTKILSIETATALIVSSLIARFIKVHVSRIRPYITLKNLYTRKIGIDNYSFPSGHTTAAFSIGVMLALSIPSIAFFSILTAAAVGVSRMYLGVHYPTDVFVGMLLGTITSLSIYFLI; encoded by the coding sequence ATGAATGCTTTTTTAGATCGTATTCAAAGAAAAGATGCCTCCATACTGATGATTTTTAATAATTCAATAAAATGTAAACTACTAGATATATTAATGCCTATAATTACTTATATTGGTTCTGCCATATTTGGTATCATATTTTGTATTATATCCTTTTTTTATTTTAAAACTAAAATTTTAAGTATAGAAACCGCTACTGCACTTATAGTAAGTTCTTTAATTGCCAGATTTATAAAAGTTCATGTAAGCAGAATAAGGCCTTATATAACTTTAAAAAACTTATACACCCGTAAAATAGGAATAGATAATTATTCCTTTCCTTCAGGTCATACAACCGCTGCTTTTTCAATTGGAGTTATGCTAGCCTTGAGTATACCAAGTATTGCTTTCTTTAGTATACTAACTGCCGCCGCTGTTGGAGTTTCAAGAATGTATCTAGGAGTTCATTATCCTACAGATGTCTTCGTAGGAATGTTACTGGGTACTATTACTTCTCTGTCTATATATTTTTTAATTTAA
- a CDS encoding ABC transporter ATP-binding protein, whose protein sequence is MEPILKASNLTKAYFRKKGLNGLNLEIPLGRIVGLLGPNGSGKTTFIKIAAGVLRHSSGEIKIDGQNPGVYTKSVVSYLPDVNYLYKWMKIKDAVKFYKDMFKDFDENKCKELLKFMTLDENDRVTALSKGMLEKLNLSLTLARKAKLYILDEPLGGVDPTAREKILNAILDNYREDSSMLVTTHLVNDIERLFDDVAFISEGRIILQGNAEELRVEKNKSIDELYREVFQ, encoded by the coding sequence ATGGAGCCAATACTTAAGGCGTCAAATCTTACAAAAGCTTATTTTAGAAAGAAAGGTTTGAATGGACTAAATTTAGAAATACCATTGGGAAGAATAGTTGGACTTTTAGGTCCAAATGGCAGTGGCAAAACTACTTTTATAAAAATTGCAGCTGGAGTCTTAAGACATAGTTCAGGAGAAATAAAAATTGATGGACAGAACCCGGGAGTATATACAAAATCAGTAGTTTCATATTTACCTGATGTAAATTATCTTTATAAATGGATGAAAATTAAGGATGCAGTAAAGTTTTATAAAGATATGTTTAAGGATTTTGATGAAAATAAATGTAAGGAACTTCTGAAGTTTATGACTTTAGATGAAAATGACAGGGTAACAGCACTTTCTAAGGGTATGCTGGAAAAGTTAAATCTTTCCCTTACTCTTGCCAGAAAGGCAAAGCTTTATATTTTAGATGAACCTTTAGGGGGGGTTGACCCTACTGCGAGAGAAAAGATACTGAATGCAATTCTGGATAATTACAGAGAGGATTCCTCCATGCTTGTAACAACGCATCTGGTAAATGACATTGAAAGATTATTTGATGATGTAGCTTTTATTTCAGAAGGCAGAATTATACTACAAGGTAATGCAGAAGAACTTAGGGTAGAGAAAAATAAATCTATAGATGAATTGTACAGGGAGGTATTTCAATAA
- a CDS encoding PucR family transcriptional regulator, which yields MEQFKNFLQELSSDTKIDFNITYEDGNVIFESNAFVENSNMISVPIYICKNRARINLENKFQVCSKLLKYTIENKYKELYLTEEQILIDILEERNVSNDRVSSSIPFLSEGCFLLLISVDKNIQEAFNLIKQIYKEQNVISTINENKIILIGDFSEVNEHAKSVKEAINSNLFLKCKISFGTIAYNKYEIIETYSESKQAMLFGNIYSLKEDILDYNKLLFEKIVYNLDSNLKNNILNNFKKKFDEFDYEIINTIEEFFNCGLNITDAARKLYVHRNTLIYRLSKIEKVTGFDIKNFKDATVFVIAFLVWRESK from the coding sequence ATGGAACAATTTAAGAATTTTCTACAAGAGTTAAGTAGTGATACTAAAATAGATTTTAATATCACCTATGAAGATGGTAATGTCATCTTTGAAAGCAATGCTTTTGTAGAAAATTCTAATATGATATCTGTTCCCATATATATATGCAAAAATAGAGCAAGAATTAATCTGGAAAATAAATTTCAAGTTTGTTCTAAATTGTTAAAATATACTATTGAAAATAAATATAAGGAATTATATTTGACGGAAGAACAGATACTTATAGATATATTAGAGGAGAGAAATGTGTCTAATGATAGGGTATCTAGCAGTATTCCATTTTTATCAGAGGGTTGTTTTTTGCTCCTAATAAGTGTAGATAAAAATATACAGGAAGCATTTAACTTGATTAAACAGATTTATAAAGAGCAGAATGTAATTAGTACAATAAATGAAAATAAAATTATATTAATAGGAGATTTTTCAGAGGTTAATGAGCATGCTAAATCTGTAAAGGAAGCTATAAATTCAAACTTATTTTTAAAGTGTAAGATAAGCTTTGGTACTATTGCCTATAATAAATATGAAATAATAGAGACTTACAGTGAAAGTAAGCAAGCTATGTTATTTGGTAATATATATTCTTTAAAAGAAGATATATTGGACTATAATAAATTACTCTTTGAAAAAATAGTTTATAATTTAGATTCCAATCTTAAGAATAATATTTTAAATAATTTCAAGAAAAAATTTGATGAATTTGACTATGAAATTATAAATACTATAGAGGAATTTTTTAATTGTGGATTGAATATAACAGATGCCGCTAGAAAATTATATGTTCATAGAAACACTCTCATTTACAGATTAAGCAAAATTGAAAAAGTAACAGGTTTTGACATAAAAAATTTTAAAGATGCTACTGTTTTTGTAATAGCTTTTCTAGTATGGAGAGAAAGTAAATAA
- a CDS encoding 2-phosphosulfolactate phosphatase family protein has product MKVDIIISADDIKEKKIFNKSVVVIDILRATSVIVTAIDNGCKKVIPVLTVDEAVKIAEKDRKTYMLGGERDALKIQGFDFSNSPLEYNKEKVKGKTLVMTTTNGTRAIKASSKAKNIIIGAMINARAVTKKLIELGDDVVIVNSGTNGEFSIDDFLCSGYIISILKRECEVNLSDIATTALYIYENNKDIKSFIKYANHYKKIEELGLHEDLEYCCQKDIIDSVPECRDGIITRK; this is encoded by the coding sequence ATGAAGGTTGATATAATAATATCTGCAGATGATATTAAGGAAAAGAAAATATTTAACAAATCAGTGGTGGTTATAGATATTTTAAGAGCTACCTCTGTCATTGTAACTGCTATTGATAATGGTTGTAAAAAGGTTATTCCTGTCCTAACGGTAGATGAGGCGGTAAAAATAGCAGAAAAGGACAGAAAAACATATATGCTTGGAGGAGAAAGAGATGCTTTAAAGATACAAGGCTTTGATTTCTCAAATTCTCCATTAGAATATAACAAAGAGAAAGTTAAGGGGAAGACTCTTGTTATGACTACTACTAATGGTACTAGAGCTATAAAGGCCAGCAGCAAGGCAAAAAATATAATTATTGGAGCTATGATAAATGCTAGAGCTGTTACGAAAAAACTCATTGAACTTGGTGATGATGTAGTTATTGTAAATTCAGGAACAAACGGTGAATTTTCTATTGATGATTTTCTATGCAGCGGATATATTATAAGTATATTAAAAAGAGAATGTGAAGTGAATTTATCGGATATTGCTACTACAGCTTTATATATATATGAAAATAACAAGGATATAAAGAGCTTCATAAAATATGCAAATCATTATAAAAAGATTGAAGAGCTTGGTCTCCATGAAGATTTAGAATATTGCTGTCAGAAAGATATAATAGATTCGGTACCAGAGTGTAGAGATGGAATAATTACAAGAAAATGA
- a CDS encoding HAD family hydrolase: MLKDIKAAIFDMDGTLIDSMWVWDLIDVTYLKRRNLITPPNLRSDIEHLSFLEAAQYFKNKFNLLESLEEIMNEWNNIAYHEYAHNVKLKPFVKEYLLKLKSLDIKLGLATSNCTLLLETVLKKHGIYNLFNTITTTDEVNRGKNFPDIYLLTAQKLQVPPKNCIVFEDILPAVMGAKAAGMKVIGVHDSYAEPQKKDIIERADKYILGYKELTEAV, translated from the coding sequence ATGCTAAAAGACATTAAAGCTGCCATATTTGATATGGATGGTACCCTTATAGATTCCATGTGGGTTTGGGATTTAATTGATGTAACCTATTTGAAAAGGAGAAATCTGATAACGCCTCCAAACCTTAGATCCGATATAGAACATTTAAGTTTTCTAGAGGCTGCTCAATATTTTAAAAATAAATTTAATTTATTGGAATCTTTAGAAGAAATAATGAATGAATGGAATAATATAGCATACCATGAATATGCTCATAATGTGAAACTAAAGCCCTTTGTAAAAGAATATTTGCTTAAATTAAAATCACTTGATATAAAATTAGGTTTAGCTACAAGTAACTGTACTCTACTTTTAGAGACAGTATTAAAGAAACATGGTATATATAATCTTTTTAATACCATAACTACTACAGATGAAGTAAATAGAGGCAAAAACTTTCCAGATATATATCTATTAACTGCTCAAAAGCTTCAGGTACCACCTAAAAACTGCATTGTTTTTGAGGATATATTGCCTGCTGTAATGGGTGCAAAAGCAGCTGGAATGAAGGTAATAGGAGTTCATGATTCCTACGCTGAGCCTCAAAAAAAGGATATTATAGAAAGAGCTGATAAATATATTCTTGGATATAAAGAATTAACAGAAGCAGTATAA
- a CDS encoding ABC transporter ATP-binding protein: MAKNSVRQDENTNSISNKDLIFRLFDYLKPYKLKVFFILVLLIYVMICGLLNPYLMKLAIDKYISQKNLQGLVIIAIVMFILNFLSMIASAASIRMMAKVTNTVLLEIRQQLYKHIQKLSFSFFDNRPVGKILARVIGDVNSLQELFSTSITSFIPEILTLICVTFIMFYMNFQLALVSILVLPFLAITLFSIETISRKRWQIYRKKRSNLNAYTHEDFSGIRVIKGFAEEEKTSSNFLLFTKDMMNSFVKAVRLNDSFWPIVTLSSGVGTVLVFGYGVSLIKWGSMTIGTMVAFISYVSMFWRPIINISNFYNTLITNFAAGERIFEILDIEPDIIDIKNHIMPKIKGTVQFKNLTFSYDNHTNTLNNINFKINPGETIALVGSTGSGKTTIVNLISRFYDATKGEVLIDGKDVKNFTIESLRSQMGIMLQDTFLFSSTIRENIRYGKLDATDEEVIAAAKSANAHNFIINLEKGYDTEVNERGSRLSVGQRQLISFARALLANPRILILDEATSNIDTYTEKLVQEGIQKLLIGRTSFVIAHRLSTIRNADKIMVIDNGNIAEAGTHKELMKLKGLYHDLFMSQYKFLNEAN, translated from the coding sequence ATGGCTAAAAATTCAGTAAGACAGGATGAAAATACAAATAGTATTTCCAATAAAGATTTGATATTTAGATTATTTGATTATTTAAAGCCCTATAAATTAAAAGTATTTTTTATATTAGTACTTTTAATTTATGTTATGATATGCGGTCTTTTAAATCCATATTTAATGAAATTGGCTATTGATAAATATATTTCACAAAAAAACTTACAAGGTCTTGTTATTATAGCCATAGTGATGTTTATATTAAATTTTTTATCAATGATTGCTTCAGCTGCCAGCATACGTATGATGGCTAAGGTTACAAATACGGTATTACTGGAAATAAGACAACAGCTTTATAAACATATTCAAAAGTTATCTTTTTCATTTTTCGACAACAGGCCTGTTGGAAAAATTTTAGCTAGAGTAATCGGCGATGTCAACTCTCTACAAGAGTTGTTTTCTACTAGTATAACAAGTTTTATACCTGAAATATTAACTCTTATATGCGTAACCTTTATAATGTTTTATATGAATTTTCAACTAGCTCTAGTTTCCATATTAGTGCTGCCATTTTTAGCTATTACCCTCTTTTCTATAGAGACAATTTCTAGAAAAAGATGGCAAATTTATCGAAAAAAAAGATCAAATTTAAATGCCTATACTCATGAAGATTTTTCAGGTATAAGAGTAATTAAAGGTTTTGCAGAAGAAGAGAAAACTTCATCAAATTTTTTATTATTTACAAAAGACATGATGAATTCCTTTGTAAAAGCTGTAAGATTAAATGACTCCTTTTGGCCAATAGTTACTCTTTCCTCCGGTGTAGGTACTGTACTAGTTTTTGGCTATGGAGTTTCTCTTATTAAATGGGGCAGTATGACTATTGGAACTATGGTTGCCTTTATTTCTTATGTAAGTATGTTTTGGCGACCTATTATAAATATAAGTAACTTTTACAACACTCTTATTACCAACTTTGCCGCTGGTGAAAGAATATTTGAAATTCTTGATATTGAGCCAGATATAATTGATATTAAAAATCATATTATGCCTAAGATAAAAGGTACTGTGCAATTTAAAAATTTAACTTTTTCTTACGATAATCATACTAATACTCTAAACAACATCAACTTCAAAATAAATCCTGGGGAAACGATAGCTTTAGTTGGATCTACTGGTTCTGGTAAAACTACAATAGTAAATCTCATAAGCAGATTTTATGACGCTACCAAAGGTGAAGTATTAATTGATGGTAAAGATGTTAAGAATTTTACTATAGAATCTCTAAGATCCCAGATGGGAATAATGCTTCAAGACACTTTCCTATTTTCTTCTACTATAAGAGAAAATATAAGATATGGAAAGCTTGATGCTACTGATGAAGAAGTTATAGCTGCTGCAAAATCAGCTAATGCTCATAATTTTATTATAAATCTTGAAAAAGGCTATGATACAGAAGTTAATGAAAGAGGTTCTAGACTTTCAGTTGGACAAAGACAGCTTATATCCTTTGCAAGAGCACTTCTTGCAAATCCAAGGATATTAATTCTTGATGAGGCTACCTCTAATATAGATACTTATACAGAAAAGCTTGTGCAAGAGGGAATACAGAAATTGCTAATTGGAAGGACTTCTTTTGTAATAGCTCATAGACTTTCTACTATTAGAAACGCTGATAAAATTATGGTTATAGATAATGGCAATATAGCTGAAGCTGGAACTCATAAAGAGCTAATGAAATTAAAAGGATTATATCATGACTTATTTATGTCACAATATAAATTTCTTAATGAAGCTAATTAG
- a CDS encoding ABC transporter ATP-binding protein, with protein sequence MKRVLKYLSKYHFLILIPSTAMLLGIGLDMLNPYLVQIMIDKVIILKKYELLTKLLIYIGLISTLRAILGYVKEYCFDYMSTKVTTDIKKDLFDHIQNLSFSYFDSMNTGELMSRIGEDVENVWKALGFAINLIIENLLYFIIASVILFKLNWILAIICLTTMPLLIYITAKLKNETVSQFDKISDQIAILNTTAQENIAGVRLVKAFAREKYEILKFLKLNKTNYDLNMGVNYIWSKYNPLQDFLGNISTVLVVCAGGILVIKGNMSIGTLVAFNSYVWMLIWPIRMIGTFTNVISQSSASAKKIDAIFNIKPQIVSPKNSISLNNIKGDIEFKNVSFKYNSETVLNNISLKIPAKSTVAIMGTTGSGKSSLINLIGRYYDVASGSVLIDGVDVRNLDTELLRSQMSIVPQDVFLFSDTIANNVKFSNADASYNEIIKACSDSCALNFIKKLENGFDTVIGERGMGLSGGQKQRLAIARALVKKSKILILDDSTSALDMDTEYNLLKNLYHRPEKMTTFIIAHRISAVKNADIIVFLDNGSIIEIGTHSELLKKKGYYYDIYCEQFKSLDENETEVI encoded by the coding sequence TGCAGATAATGATAGATAAAGTAATAATACTAAAAAAATACGAACTACTAACTAAACTCCTTATTTATATAGGTCTTATATCCACATTAAGAGCTATTCTTGGCTATGTAAAAGAATATTGTTTTGATTATATGTCTACTAAAGTAACTACAGATATAAAAAAAGATTTATTTGATCACATTCAAAATCTTTCCTTTAGCTATTTTGATAGTATGAATACAGGAGAACTCATGTCAAGAATAGGAGAAGATGTAGAAAATGTATGGAAGGCTTTAGGCTTTGCCATAAATTTGATAATAGAAAATCTTTTATACTTTATTATTGCTTCTGTAATACTTTTTAAATTAAATTGGATACTTGCAATTATATGTCTAACTACTATGCCTCTATTAATCTATATAACTGCTAAATTAAAAAATGAAACTGTATCTCAATTTGACAAAATAAGTGATCAAATAGCTATACTAAATACTACAGCGCAAGAAAATATTGCAGGAGTCAGATTAGTAAAAGCTTTTGCCCGAGAAAAATATGAAATACTAAAATTTTTAAAACTAAATAAAACTAATTATGATTTAAATATGGGAGTAAATTATATATGGAGTAAATACAATCCTCTGCAAGACTTCTTAGGCAATATATCAACTGTATTAGTTGTATGCGCTGGTGGTATACTGGTTATAAAGGGCAATATGAGTATAGGTACCTTAGTTGCCTTTAACAGCTATGTCTGGATGCTAATATGGCCAATAAGAATGATTGGTACTTTTACAAATGTTATATCTCAGAGTTCCGCCTCTGCAAAAAAAATAGATGCAATATTTAATATAAAACCACAGATAGTAAGCCCTAAAAATTCCATTTCATTAAATAATATTAAAGGAGATATAGAATTTAAAAATGTATCCTTTAAATATAATAGTGAAACTGTTTTAAATAATATTAGCTTAAAAATTCCAGCTAAGAGCACTGTAGCTATAATGGGTACTACTGGTTCTGGTAAATCTTCTCTAATAAACCTTATAGGAAGATATTATGATGTTGCTTCAGGAAGTGTATTAATAGATGGAGTAGATGTTAGAAATCTTGATACAGAGCTCTTAAGAAGTCAGATGTCTATAGTGCCGCAGGATGTATTCCTATTTTCAGACACCATTGCAAATAATGTAAAATTTAGCAATGCAGATGCTTCTTATAACGAGATTATAAAAGCTTGCAGTGATTCCTGTGCATTAAATTTTATAAAAAAACTTGAAAATGGCTTTGATACAGTTATTGGTGAAAGAGGTATGGGCCTTTCCGGAGGTCAAAAGCAAAGACTTGCCATAGCTAGAGCCCTTGTTAAAAAATCAAAAATATTAATTTTGGATGATTCTACTTCCGCTTTGGATATGGACACAGAATACAATCTTCTAAAAAATCTATATCATAGACCTGAAAAAATGACTACTTTTATAATTGCTCATAGAATATCAGCCGTAAAAAATGCAGATATTATTGTATTTTTAGATAATGGTTCCATAATAGAAATTGGAACTCATTCAGAATTACTTAAGAAAAAAGGTTATTACTATGATATCTATTGTGAACAATTTAAATCTTTAGATGAAAATGAAACTGAGGTGATATAA
- a CDS encoding GntR family transcriptional regulator — protein MKFDENIPIYIQIMNYIKEKIITEELKKGEKLPSVRELAEQIKVNPNTVQRAYQELERENVAHSQRGLGRYITEDEEKIKVLKSEMADDFINAFIQGMSKLGYKPQEILGILSKKLEGKC, from the coding sequence ATGAAATTTGATGAAAATATTCCAATATATATACAAATAATGAACTATATAAAAGAGAAAATCATTACAGAAGAACTGAAAAAGGGAGAGAAGCTTCCATCTGTTAGAGAATTAGCTGAACAAATAAAAGTAAATCCTAATACAGTTCAAAGAGCTTATCAAGAGCTGGAAAGAGAAAATGTAGCTCATAGTCAAAGAGGACTAGGAAGATATATCACAGAGGATGAGGAAAAGATAAAAGTATTAAAAAGTGAAATGGCCGATGATTTCATAAATGCTTTTATTCAAGGTATGTCAAAATTGGGGTATAAGCCTCAAGAAATACTTGGTATTTTGAGTAAAAAATTAGAAGGGAAGTGCTAA